The DNA window CACGTCCTTTTATAATAGAATCAAGGTTAAATTCTATTGCCACGTTGTTGTGACTTGCTGATTTTGCAAGCACGTGGTTAATACCGCCGTTTTTTGAGGTTTGGGGATGTGCAAGAATATCCACTGCAGGAGTTTCTACTGCCGCACGGTTAATTTCTTCATTTCCACCGTGGACAGCCACCACATCCACATTTTTTCGATATTTACCTACCAGACCATTGAGTTTTGACGGATTTGATACTACTATTTCTACTGCCTTATATACATCAATCCCGTCTTGCATACTTCCTTCAGGATAGGATTCTTCTACATTACTGTGGTTTGTGATTGCAAAGCCACCAAACCCTAAATGTTTTGCAAAAGCCATTAC is part of the Methanohalobium evestigatum Z-7303 genome and encodes:
- the rnp3 gene encoding ribonuclease P protein component 3; this translates as MGNTRFYDFNVHTVPDGKDTVKDVMAFAKHLGFGGFAITNHSNVEESYPEGSMQDGIDVYKAVEIVVSNPSKLNGLVGKYRKNVDVVAVHGGNEEINRAAVETPAVDILAHPQTSKNGGINHVLAKSASHNNVAIEFNLDSIIKGRGGKRVHTLSFFSKNLELARKYNVPTILTSNAFNCFDLRAPEEMIALSKLFGMGREEAITSLSDIPESIITKNRNSGIVQEGVEIVNEEIVSSDGE